The proteins below come from a single Rosa rugosa chromosome 2, drRosRugo1.1, whole genome shotgun sequence genomic window:
- the LOC133730214 gene encoding uncharacterized protein LOC133730214 — protein MDRDRERSGSINCPPFFDGNDYSQWKIMMQAFLHSQDEHIWNIVELGWEVPTKETKSKESESSASVKEPKSRQDWSIAEVRDFNNDVKARHSLYTALSMKEKKRIGTCTTAKKAWDLLQMTYEGNKKVRTQKLQKLISEFETMTMGDDESIDDFHSRLINVTNECDSLGDPIAENRIVKKFLRSLPLSFQNKQTAIEEVQDLDTYTLDELLGNLQTFEIKIRPDKKVKTIALNAVRKVDEKPKELVKEKDSDSDFTAEDFALLTKHYKKFLRSGNSFQNSKNFSGSSSRRNMSGDYSSEKDTKARFTYKKPSVDKPKCFECQGFGHLAADCGNKRFKARSNKAMNTTWSDSESDTQSECGEDNVALTAALHPSSSCEYEEKDLDDEETNDQAMADKYQEMCRASTKMLKLNQSLSEKLCLVEQEKEGIAKHMQSCTKNWEIEKSVYVGRIKSLQDNLDTQISLVNSLSSKKLSLELSLKESQEIFLKFSISSDKVSKMIGIGKVGGDKKGIGFSDSTSFKDSKPIRFVKEKMTPKNEFPPPFKRFVPVCHYCGILGHIRPRCNRLKKHFQVSSVSKRSVQNMSLHDKLKEHLKEVNRITKLVSIPKSSTPKSKQVWVEKGSHSCHVASVNIPSSDLSVFDNTCLHQNDSDFIEATCLVALTVLAARRVDTWYIDSGCSRHMTGDKSWFTSFSDEFTCGSVTFGDGRKAKVISKGSVCTPGIPNLQNVLYVEGLHSNLISVSQMCDDYEGVYFNKDNCVVLDNVGKSIMGGKRSKDNCFCIHANETNMSQVCMKIKTTNDILELWHQRLGHINFQDLVKLSSKEGVRGLPKLSGQTDIVCEGCKLGKQIRSSDRVINEITTSQPLDLMHMDLVGPIQTESIGGRTGF, from the coding sequence ATGGATAGAGATAGAGAACGTTCTGGTTCTATAAACTGTCCACCTTTTTTTGATGGGAATGATTATTCTCAGTGGAAAATTATGATGCAAGCCTTCTTACATTCACAGGATGAACATATCTGGAATATTGTTGAACTTGGGTGGGAGGTTCCCACAAAGGAAACTAAGTCTAAAGAGAGTGAGAGTTCTGCTTCCGTAAAAGAACCTAAGTCTAGGCAAGATTGGTCTATAGCTGAAGTGCGTGACTTTAACAATGATGTTAAAGCACGGCACAGCTTGTATACTGCTCTTtctatgaaagaaaagaagcgtATTGGAACTTGTACGACTGCGAAGAAggcatgggatcttcttcaAATGACTTATGAAGGGAACAAGAAAGTTAGGACTCAGAAACTTCAGAAATTAATTTCTGAGTTTGAGACAATGACTATGGGAGATGATGAGTCCATTGATGATTTTCATTCTAGGCTTATAAATGTGACGAATGAGTGTGATAGTCTTGGTGATCCTATTGCTGAGAATAGGATTGTAAAGAAATTCCTTAGGTCCTTACCTTtgagttttcaaaataaacaaACTGCCATTGAAGAAGTTCAGGATTTAGATACCTATACCTTAGATGAACTTCTTGGGAATCTTCAAACTTTTGAAATAAAAATCAGGCCAGATAAGAAAGTAAAAACCATTGCCTTGAATGCTGTTAGGAAAGTGGATGAAAAGCCAAAAGAGTTAGTAAAGGAAAAGGATAGTGACTCCGATTTTACTGCTGAAGACTTTGCTCTCTTAACCAAACATTACAAAAAGTTTTTAAGATCTGGTAATTCGTTTCAAAATTCCAAGAATTTCTCTGGGTCTAGTTCTAGGAGAAATATGAGCGGTGACTATTCTTCTGAAAAAGACACTAAAGCTAGGTTTACCTATAAGAAACCTTCTGTTGATAAACCTAAGTGTTTTGAGTGTCAGGGTTTCGGACATCTTGCGGCAGATTGTGGAAATAAGAGATTCAAGGCTCGTTCAAATAAGGCTATGAACACAACCTGGAGTGACTCTGAGTCTGACACTCAATCTGAGTGTGGTGAAGACAACGTTGCCTTAACTGCTGCTCTTCATCCTTCATCCTCATGTGAGTATGAAGAAAAGGATCttgatgatgaagaaacaaatgatcaAGCCATGGCTGACAAATACCAAGAAATGTGTAGAGCCTCGACCAAAATGTTGAAGCTAAATCAATCCTTGAGTGAAAAACTTTGTCTGGTAGAACAAGAAAAGGAGGGGATTGCTAAGCACATGCAATCCTGCACAAAAAACTGGGAGATCGAGAAGTCAGTGTATGTTGGGCGTATAAAGAGCTTACAAGATAATTTGGATACTCAAATTAGTCTTGTTAACTCCTTGTCTTCTAAAAAACTGAGCCTAGAACTTTCTTTGAAAGAATCtcaagaaatttttttaaagtTTTCAATAAGTTCTGACAAAGTTTCAAAAATGATAGGCATTGGAAAAGTTGGAGGGGACAAGAAGGGAATAGGATTCTCTGACAGCACTTCTTTCAAGGACTCAAAACCTATCAGGTTtgtgaaagaaaaaatgactCCTAAGAATGAATTTCCTCCTCCTTTTAAAAGGTTTGTTCCCGTATGTCACTACTGTGGTATACTTGGTCACATTAGACCCAGGTGTAATCGTCTCAAGAAACACTTTCAAGTATCCAGTGTGTCTAAAAGGTCAGTTCAAAACATGTCCTTGCATGACAAATTGAAAGAACATTTGAAAGAAGTTAACAGGATTACAAAGCTGGTTTCAATCCCAAAGTCTTCAACTCCAAAATCAAAACAAGTCTGGGTAGAAAAAGGTTCACACTCTTGTCATGTTGCTTCTGTAAATATTCCTTCCTCTGATTTATCTGTGTTTGATAATACTTGTTTGCATCAAAATGATTCAGATTTTATTGAAGCAACGTGTCTTGTTGCCTTAACTGTTTTAGCAGCAAGAAGGGTTGATACTTGGTACATTGATAGTGGTTGTTCTAGACATATGACAGGTGACAAAAGCTGGTTCACTTCTTTCTCAGATGAGTTCACATGTGGATCTGTTACTTTTGGAGATGGAAGGAAAGCAAAGGTAATCAGTAAAGGGAGTGTTTGCACACCAGGTATTCCCAACTTACAGAATGTTTTATATGTGGAAGGGTTGCATTCAAATCTGATCAGTGTGAGTCAAATGTGTGATGATTATGAAGGTGTTTATTTCAACAAAGATAACTGTGTTGTACTTGATAATGTTGGCAAAAGTATCATGGGAGGAAAGCGGTCCAAAGATAATTGTTTCTGCATACATGCAAATGAAACTAACATGTCTCAGGTGTGCAtgaagatcaaaaccacaaatgATATTTTGGAACTTTGGCACCAACGGTTGGGGCACATCAACTTTCAAGATCTTGTGAAGTTGTCCAGCAAGGAAGGTGTACGTGGCTTACCAAAATTAAGTGGACAAACAGATATTGTCTGTGAAGGTTGCAAGCTTGGTAAACAAATAAGGAGTTCAGACCGTGTAATCAATGAAATCACAACCTCCCAACCTTTGGATCTAATGCACATGGACTTAGTCGGACCTATTCAGACAGAAAGTATAGGAGGAAGAACAGGGTTTTGA